Proteins found in one Salvelinus alpinus chromosome 11, SLU_Salpinus.1, whole genome shotgun sequence genomic segment:
- the LOC139533541 gene encoding serine protease FAM111A-like isoform X2: MAAMVKSEPLDSNSDSSPDQKRKKMKMTEPNDRMTVETALTRDGRFHDNVFIQTFTLVESESDQPRYVEMNVLVDCLDKQTFKMILEERNATQAPTAPPQAGSNLQKEDETNSIQLPMSNTSIETSAAGEPPKKQKHSVTVPDSAETLKILRHQFADFVKQMKKRYYKKKYSGVLSHLRGEFGKSTKGFSEVYTVKKLMELSDSVCMIIVEGVKQGTGFLLFDHYILTNAHLFIKDKIAYVDRNYQILAKVTATFNKENPNGSGVKVIEVKPEIIDFQLTDVKCGRHVDFAVLELQDVDTSTGLLCRSSPDPKTGRVCLIGHPGGGEKQMDFTTIIEREKRGEAFRRETGKNDRMDMLINTSIEENREKYDMLMKPDSTEMTYDTFLFHGASGSPVFDESCQVISMHTGGFPFKDEGVKSVIEYAIPLFTILENFLIEMMNRNNVEILTKFTREALTGLHSRDLIYHFIRHLLEEWKPSFSAALTAVWETVKKNENHLKMKKHLRTWIISEKEVLEKIQKAGNEALKEFMLENDLVKLSQTDDDDVWLSNRRLCCKYIQ, translated from the exons AGTGATTCATCGCCAGATCAAAAGAGGAAGAAGATGAAGATGACTGAGCCTAATGATCGCATG ACGGTGGAGACGGCACTAACAAGAGATGGACGCTTCCATGACAATGTGTTCATTCAAACTTTCACTCTCGTTGAATCGGAATCAGATCAACCGAGGTATGTTGAGATGAATGTACTAGTTGACTGTCTGGATAAACAAACCTTCAAAATGATCCTGGAAGAGAGAAACGCCACACAGGCTCCAACTGCCCCTCCACAAGCTGGCTCTAACCTTCAGAAAGAAGACGAGACTAACTCCATACAACTCCCCATGTCTAACACAAGCATTGAAACATCAGCTGCAGGGGAGCCCCCCAAAAAACAGAAACATTCAGTCACAGTGCCAGATTCTGCTGAGACTTTGAAGATTCTTCGCCACCAGTTTGCTGATTTTGTGAAACAGATGAAGAAGAGGTACTATAAGAAGAAATATTCTGGGGTACTAAGTCATTTAAGGGGGGAATTTGGAAAGAGCACCAAGGGGTTCTCTGAAGTCTACACAGTTAAGAAGCTGATGGAACTGAGTGACTCAGTCTGTATGATCATTGTCGAGGGGGTCAAGCAAGGCACTGGCTTCTTGCTGTTTGATCATTACATTCTGACAAATGCACATTTGTTTATTAAAGATAAAATCGCGTATGTTGATAGAAATTACCAGATATTAGCCAAAGTAACTGCCACATTCAACAAAGAAAATCCCAATGGTTCAGGTGTGAAGGTGATTGAGGTAAAACCAGAGATCATTGactttcaattgactgatgtcaAATGTGGACGACATGTGGACTTTGCTGTACTAGAGCTTCAGGACGTTGACACCTCCACCGGTCTTCTCTGTAGATCTAGCCCAGATCCAAAGACAGGTAGAGTCTGTCTCATTGGACACCCAGGTGGAGGAGAGAAACAAATGGACTTCACCACCATtattgagagagaaaaaagaggtgAGGCTTTCcgaagagagactgggaaaaatgaCAGAATGGATATGCTGATCAATACATCCATAGAAGAGAATAGAGAGAAGTATGACATGCTCATGAAACCAGACAGCACTGAAATGACCTATGACACCTTTCTCTTCCATGGAGCTTCTGGCTCCCCAGTCTTTGATGAGTCCTGCCAGGTGATATCCATGCACACTGGAGGGTTTCCCTTCAAAGATGAAGGAGTGAAGAGTGTGATTGAGTATGCCATCCCTCTCTTCACCATACTGGAGAACTTTCTGATCGAGATGATGAACAGAAACAATGTTGAAATACTGACCAAGTTCACCAGAGAAGCCTTGACAGGCCTCCATTCGCGTGATTTAATTTACCATTTTATCAGACACCTGTTAGAGGAATGGAAGCCCTCATTCAGTGCAGCCTTGACAGCAGTCTGGGAAACAGTTAAGAAAAATGAGAACCATCTAAAAATGAAAAAACATCTTAGAACATGGATCATTTCAGAAAAGGAGGTACTGGAAAAGATTCAGAAAGCAGGAAATGAAGCTTTGAAAGAGTTCATGTTGGAAAACGATCTTGTCAAGTTATCCCAGACCgatgatgatgatgtatggttgagtAATAGGAGATTGTGTTGCAAATACATCCAGTAG